The sequence CAGCTCACCGGTGACAGCGTCAACAGCTATGCTGATGCTTTGATATGACGCAGCCGTCTGACTGCTCCAGTGAAAATGCCATTGTTTTTGGTCAGGATATTGGTAATCATAACTCAAACGTTTTTCACATTGTTTTATGTCAAAGGGCAGATTAATAACCTTTTTTACCTGGGCCAAGGCCTTGTCAGCGCTGAGCAAGTTTTTCAGTTTAGCCACTTCGGCCTGCTCCGCCGGCGTTAACTCTTGTTTGGCATTTTGCGCGGCAGCCATGTCGCCACCCATGCCGCCTCGTTCATAATAGTTGCCCGGGTTTTCCAGCACTTTGCCGGTTAAGGCATCAATCAGCAAACCCTGCCCCTTGTTTACCCGGTAGACCAATTTAACCGGCGTTCCTGCCGGGCCTGGCGGGCGAAAATAAGCCAGCTCCACATTTTCTTCCAACACCTTGGCAGCTTGGTCAGAAGAAATTTTCCTTGCGGCATCAGGAAACGTCAGCTTGTTGTCCCAGTTCAAGTTAATGCCCAACAGCTCGCCGGTGTCACCGTTGATCCGTACATAAATATTGTGTTCCGGGAAAGGTATGCCCTTTGCCACCCTGACAAAGTTGTAGCTGTACTCCACCGGCCCACGCTCGCCGTACCCGTAATAGGGCTGATCCTGGTTGGGCAGCAGGCGGATTTGACCAACATAATCGGGCATAAGTTGCTCTACCCACTGCCGGGCCCGCCGGGCACCCTCTTCCCAGGAATACTGCGGCAGCCCGCTGTAGCGCCGGCCCGGCGGTATTTCCTGCCAGCGATCCATGCCGATAATTTCCCCGGTTATGGCATCCAGTCGCACAGAAATGTTGCCCCGGGGTTCGGTTTCCCGCTGCCAGTTGAGGTGCCATTCCGCCCTGCCGTTATAAGTGCTAAAACCGCTTTGAAAGTTTTCAAATTGATTGTCAATGGCAAATACCTCTTTCGCCCTGGCAATGGCTTTGTCCAGGGGAAACTTGGCCAGGGACGGATCACCTTCAAGCTCGCCGGGTGGTTTCGGCATCACCTTTATTTGCGCCTCATCCGCCCAGACCGGCTGGTTAAACAGCAATCCGGTTGCTAAACAACCGACCAGCAAAGTGCCGGTAATTTTTTTATTCACAGAAGTTCACTCCCCAGTCTTATTTTACCAATATAGACGTATTAACCTGCACTTTGTTACAGCCTGTTGCACAAACACCGGGTCATATAACTGTTATTGGGAAACAAAAAATCTCCCCTGCATATGGGGGAGATTCAGTGCCGCTAGATTGCCGCCTCACCCTGTTCCCCGGTTCTGATGCGAATAACGTTACTGACCGGGTAGACAAAGATTTTGCCGTCACCAATTTCACCGCTGCGGGCAGTCTCGGCAATAGCCTTCACACAGGCATCTGCCCACCGATCATCGATAATAATCTCCACTTTTACTTTGGGCAGCAGATTGATGCTGTACTCCGCTCCCCGATACACTTCGGTGCGCCCCTTTTGGTGGCCGCAGCCCATAACCTGGCAAACCGTCATGCCATGAATGCCCAGCTTGTTTAAGGCCTCTTTAACTTCTTCCAGTTTGCCCGGCCGGATAATGGCTTCGATTTTGGTCATTGGACAACCTCCTTGTTAAACCGTTTTAATCGCAGAACTGCTGACCCCAGGGGCAGCTTTTATATCTCTGGTCAGGGATCCCCCGAAGGTATCCGCATAAGCGTAAGCATTTTCACCATGCACACTGACATCAAGACCTATTGCTTCATCATCGGCGGAAACCCGTAAATCGGTGAACAAGCCGATTAGTTTAAGAATAAGGAAGGTGGCCAGGCCGGCAAACACTACGGTGGCTCCTACCCCGATTAATTGTGTCACCAGTTGAGCGGCATGGCCGTAAAACAAGCCGTCTGCCCCCGCCTGGTTAACCGTCTTGCTGGCAAACAGGCCGGTGGCAACAGCCCCCCAGGTTCCGCCTACCCCGTGAATGCCAAAGGCATCCAGGGCATCGTCATAACCCAGCTTGCTTTTGACAACCGCCACCGCAAAGTAACACAGCGGGCCAACCACCAGGCCAATCAGAATAGCAGGCAACGGAGCCACAAAACCGGCGGCCGGGGTAATGGCCACCAAACCTGCCACAGCGCCGGAAACACATCCCAGCAGGGTTGGCTTGCCATGATGGGCCCATTCTGCCAGCACCCAGGAAACCCCGCCGGCAGCAGCAGCCAGGTGGGTCACCGCAAAGGCACTGGCCGCCAGGCCGTTGGCCGCCAGGGCACTGCCGGCATTAAAACCAAACCAACCAAACCAGAGCAGTGCCGCCCCCAGCACGGTCATGGGCAGATTGTGCGGCACCATGGGTTCGCTGCCATAGCCGCGCCGCTGACCGATGACCAGCGCCGCCACCAAACCGGCCACGCCGGAACTGATGTGTACTACCGTACCTCCGGCAAAATCCAGCGCTCCCAGCTGCATCAGCCAGCCGCCGCCCCATACCCAGTGACACAGGGGAGAGTAGACAAGGGAGGCCCACAATACAATAAAGGCAAGGAAAGCCGGAAAACGCATGCGTTCAGCCACTGACCCGGTTATAATGGCAACCGTGATAAGAGCAAACATTAATTGAAAAGCCATAAAGATAAAGTGCGGAATGGTGCCGCTGGGCTCCTGCCCAACTCCCTGCAGTCCCAGGTAATCCAGGCCCCCGATAACCCGGCCGACATCCGGACCAAAGGCTAAGGTATAGCCGTACAAAGCCCAAATAATGCTGACCACGCAAATTACGATAAAGCTGAGCATGATGGTGCTGAGTACATTTTTCTTTCTTACCATGCCGCCGTAAAACAGCGCCAGGCCAGGGGTCATAATCATTACCAGCGCAGCGCAAATAATGATAAAAGTAGTGTCACCGGTATCAACAACCGGCTTACCGGCGGCCCAGGCGGTGCCCGGTATAGACAGCCAGGCTAAGAGCGGCAGGAGAACTGTTTTTATCCTGTTTAGCATGTGTTAAACCCCCCGTTATAATTTTAGTGAGAAGCCTTACTGTGGGTACCCTGTTGCAGCAAGGCCTCCGGTAACAGTAAAGGCGCCTGTTTGGAGGGAAAATATCCCTTAAACAAGCGCCTTTGCCATCAAACCAAAACAATAAGGCTCAACAACCTAAAGCGGTTATTGAGCCTTCCTTGGCTTGTATGGGGTACATCTTTGTTCCCCTGCTGTTAATGTTATTATATTCTCCCGGCCGGCCTTTGACAACAATTTCAGTGTGGGAATTCTGTATACTTTACCTGCAGTTACAGTTCGTAACCGGTAATAATAGCCTCGGCTACCGCTTTCATGGTGGTT is a genomic window of Desulforamulus hydrothermalis Lam5 = DSM 18033 containing:
- a CDS encoding S-layer homology domain-containing protein; this encodes MNKKITGTLLVGCLATGLLFNQPVWADEAQIKVMPKPPGELEGDPSLAKFPLDKAIARAKEVFAIDNQFENFQSGFSTYNGRAEWHLNWQRETEPRGNISVRLDAITGEIIGMDRWQEIPPGRRYSGLPQYSWEEGARRARQWVEQLMPDYVGQIRLLPNQDQPYYGYGERGPVEYSYNFVRVAKGIPFPEHNIYVRINGDTGELLGINLNWDNKLTFPDAARKISSDQAAKVLEENVELAYFRPPGPAGTPVKLVYRVNKGQGLLIDALTGKVLENPGNYYERGGMGGDMAAAQNAKQELTPAEQAEVAKLKNLLSADKALAQVKKVINLPFDIKQCEKRLSYDYQYPDQKQWHFHWSSQTAASYQSISIAVDAVTGELVSFNKWQQNDEAAAGRQPGLTREQAQKTAEDFIKKIQSRRLAESKLEQSWSDAYGIKGMPGIYRFAYVRLVNNIPFANNGFEVEVNAYTGEVTSFRMVWWPLQFPQPSVILEKPKAVNIFLADDGLALEYARIFRDQSDPPVNLVYRLNDRPSYMIDAQTGKYLNWQGQPIPPKPNYNFTDIAGHPAENDIKQLAKANIVKSIDGKFYPQHNLTKLAALEMLVAGRGWYIEPPYQPLNGSEQEKQQQQVVNAALSLGIITAAETGELDRELTRLEWARLMINTLDYDGVAKLPGLYTLNTKDANQVPREMQGYAALSLGLGLQSVNQGYYRPHEKVTRGLAAMSLVRMLKVQK
- a CDS encoding P-II family nitrogen regulator, whose product is MTKIEAIIRPGKLEEVKEALNKLGIHGMTVCQVMGCGHQKGRTEVYRGAEYSINLLPKVKVEIIIDDRWADACVKAIAETARSGEIGDGKIFVYPVSNVIRIRTGEQGEAAI
- a CDS encoding ammonium transporter, with translation MLNRIKTVLLPLLAWLSIPGTAWAAGKPVVDTGDTTFIIICAALVMIMTPGLALFYGGMVRKKNVLSTIMLSFIVICVVSIIWALYGYTLAFGPDVGRVIGGLDYLGLQGVGQEPSGTIPHFIFMAFQLMFALITVAIITGSVAERMRFPAFLAFIVLWASLVYSPLCHWVWGGGWLMQLGALDFAGGTVVHISSGVAGLVAALVIGQRRGYGSEPMVPHNLPMTVLGAALLWFGWFGFNAGSALAANGLAASAFAVTHLAAAAGGVSWVLAEWAHHGKPTLLGCVSGAVAGLVAITPAAGFVAPLPAILIGLVVGPLCYFAVAVVKSKLGYDDALDAFGIHGVGGTWGAVATGLFASKTVNQAGADGLFYGHAAQLVTQLIGVGATVVFAGLATFLILKLIGLFTDLRVSADDEAIGLDVSVHGENAYAYADTFGGSLTRDIKAAPGVSSSAIKTV